TCGATGAATCCCGCGGCTTCCAACCGGGGCAGATGGTTATGATACATCTCAACCTGGAGATTTTCCAACTGCTCATCATCTAACCGCACGCCCTCTGGTGTCTGGACCGCGGCCTGCGGATTATGCTCCACCAGCGCGACCAGTAGCTCCCGACGATGCTCATCAGCTAACGCCGCCATGACCTCGTCGAGCATACCCCTATTCATTAGGTAAAACAATGAAGGTCTTTCGGCTGCCTATGACAGGTTCTTCCACAGCTATCCACTCTAAACTCTGTCTATTCGTATTATTATATTTACTAAGTAGGTAGTGAATATAAGGATTTGCTTGTCCATGCCGAAATATAACGATGACTGCTCATGGAGACCCAAGACAATGACCGACAGTGACGGCCCTGACACACCGTACGAATACGAGTCAGAACAGCCACCAAGCCTCGCCGTTGTCACCGCACTCGCCGACCTCGAAGATAAGAAGCCTACAGAACTGGATTACACGCTCTACAACTACATCCAGCCCCAGGCACTTGATACACTCACCCAATCACGAACCGTCGAAATCACGTTCCCCATCGAGCAATATTTGATCCATATCATGGAGTCCGGCACCATCCGGATCACCAGCTGAGCGAGCTATTCAGTACAGGGGATTCACTTATCGGTGCAGGCAGCGTACCGTTCACTATGCCTGAAGAAGTCCTATTCAAATCAGAGAGTGACCAGAACCGAGAAGACATTGCCTCGTATCTCCGCAGTGTCGCTGATAAGCTCGAACAAGGGGATGCAGTCACACTCAAATCCGGTTCCGAGTCCGTGACAATGGAACCGCCATCACGCCCGACATTTGAGGTTAAAGCCGAACGCGAGGGGCCAACGGACGGCCCCGGTGAATTGAGTATCGAGTTCGAACTCGAATGGGACGAGAACGGCAATGAGGGAGACGGCGGGAACGGTCAGTTAGAAATCGAGTGACGTGTTCTCACACGGAGTTACCGCTCAGTACAGGGTATCGGTAAGAGCGTTACCAGCAGCGCCATCGCTCTATCTCCAGACTGCCAAGAATCGCGTGCTGAATACGGAGCATAGATTGTGCTCAGTGATGACACATCAGTCTTCCTCTCTTTCACGCAGCCAGTCTCCTTCCTGTTCCGTTGACGGAACTCTTTTTGACGCTCCGTTATTGGACCCCAGTATGGCTTCTGACCGGGTAACGGACTCCAAGACTCTCAGTGCAGTCACCAGCACAGGGTCAGTCCACGAACCCGTCACAGCGAGCGAAATCGCCGACATACTCGGCTGTTCTCGGCGCGCCGCCTACAACAATCTCGAGGACCTTCACGACCGTGGTGCGGTACACACGAAGAAAGTCGGTGCCCGGGCACGTGTCTGGTGGCGTCCTGCTGACTCCTCGAACGAGCACCCCACATCCATCAGCGTTGAAGAGAAGTACCGAACGTTGTTCGACTCCATCAACCAGGGGTTTTGCATCATCGAGATGCTGTTCGATGATGCGGGCAATCCCATTGATTATCGCTTTCTGGAGACAAATCCAGCGTTCGAGGAACAGACCGGACTGAGAGATGCAGAGGGCGAACGAATGCACGACTTGGAGCCTGACCACGAGCAATACTGGTTCGACCGCTACGGTGAAGTCGTCCAGACAGGTGAGTCAGTAGAATTCGAAGCAGAGGCAGAAGCATTAGACCGCTGGTACGACGTGTACGCATTTCCGTTTGGAGACCACGAGAGCCAGCAAGTCGCGGTCCTTTTCGACGATATCACCGAGCGCAAGCAGGCCGAGGCGAAACTTCAGAAGAGCAAAGAACGATTCCGTACGCTGGTCACTGCCAGCTCGGACGTGGTGTATCGCATGAGCCCCGATTGGAGCGAGATGCACGAACTCGAGGGCAAAGAGTTCCTCGCTGATACAGACGAACCGATCAGCGACTGGCTCGATAAATACATTCATCCCGACGAACAGCCGCGAGTCACGGAAGCCATCAACGAAGCGATCCAGACGAAGAGCACGTTCGAGTTAGAACACCGGGTGGAACAGGACGACGGAAGCACGGGCTGGACGTTCTCACGTGCGGTCCCGATACTGGATGAGGACGGTGAGATCGAGGAATGGATCGGCATGGCGAGCGATATTACCGAGCGGAAACAGCACGAGCGGGAACTCGAACGGTCCGAGCAACGCTACCGGACGATCGCCGAGCACGTTCCGAACGGGCTCGTCACGCTGTTCGATCACGACCTCAAGTACACGCTGGCTGCGGGTCGGGGCTTCAACCAGATTCCCGTCGAGCCCGACGATCTTGAGGGGACGAAGTTCCATGAAGTCTGGCCTGACGAGGCCGCCGCCGAACTCCGGCCGGTGTTTCAGGCTGCCCTCGCGGGTGAAGAACACTCGATCGAACTCGAGTACGCCGGCCACGAATGGATCCTCCACGCGGTCCCGATCACCGACGAGCACGGCGAGGTCTTTGCCGGGATGACAATGGCCCAAGACATCACCGAGCAGAAGGAGCGCGAACGGTACCTCCGGGACGCCAAATCCCAGCTCGAAGCGGCGACGGAGGCAGGTGCGGTCGGGACGTGGGAGTGGGACGTCCGGACCGACGAGATGATTGTCGGCCCGTCGTTCGCCCGGACGTTCGGCGTCGATCCGGATGCGGCGCAGCAGGGCGTCTCGCTCGACCGGTTCATCGAGGCCATCCACGAGGACGACCGCGACCGGGTGGTCACCGAGATCGACGCGGCCGTCGAGACCTGCGGCGAGTACGAATCGGAGTACCGCGTGTGGAACGCCGACGGCGAACTGCGCTGGGTCGTCGCCCGCGGCCGCGTCGAGTGTGACGATGACGGCGAGCCGCTGACGTTCCCCGGCGCGCTGACCGACATCACCGAGCGCAAGCGCGCCGAACTCGAGCGCCGGCGCAACGAGGAACAACTCCAGACACTGTTCGAAACTCTCCCGGTCGGCGTCGTCGTCGCCGACGCAGACGGGTCGCTGATCAGAACCAACGACACGACCAAGGAGATTTGGGGTGGCGACGTATTAGACACCGACTCGGTCGCGGAGTACGAACAGTACTCGGTCCGATGGGCGGACTCGGGCGAGTCGGTGGCAGCCGAGGAGATGACGATGAGCCGTGTCCTCGACGGGGAAGAGGTTCGGGAGCCGGACATCTTCGAGATCGAGGTCGACGATGGCGAATGCCGAATCGTCCGCATCGAGGGAATGCCGGTTCGGAGCACCGACGGCGACGTAACTCGGGGCGTCATCACGATTACGGACATCACCGACCGCCGCGAGTACCAGCGCAAACTCGCCGAAAGCGAGCGCCGATACCGGACGCTCATCGAAAACTTCCCAGAGGGCGCGGTTGGTCTCTTTGACGAGGACCTCGAGTACACGGCCGTCGGCGGACAACTACTCGATGAAATCGGGGTTGAGCCGGACGAGCGCGTCGGAAACAGCATCATGGACATCCATCCGAGCGATCGGGTGGACGAAATCAAGCCGTCCTTCCACGCGGCGCTTGAGGGTGAGTCGAACGAGTTCGACCTCGAACTGTACGACCGGCACCTCTACGCCCATACGTTGCCGGTCAGAAACGGCGACGATGAGATCTTCGCCGGCATGATCGTCGTTCAAGACGTCACCGAGCGCCGCGAGTATCAGCGGAAACTCGAGGAGTCCAACGAGCGACTCGAACAGTTCGCCTACGCGGCCTCCCACGACCTGCAAGAACCCCTGCGGATGGTCACCAGTTACCTGCAGCTGCTCGAGCAGCGCTACGGCGACACCTTCGACGAGGATGGCGAGGAGTTCCTCGCGTACGCCGTCGACGGCGCCGAGCGCATGCGCGAGATGATCGACGCCCTCCTTGAGTACTCGCGGATCGAGACGCGGGGTGATCCGTTCGAGCCCGTCGACCTGAACGAGATTCTCGAGGAGGTACTCACAGATCTCCAAGTCCAGATTGCGGAGAGCGACGCCGAAGTGACGGTCGAAGAGCTTCCCCATCTCGAGGGCGACGCCAGCCAGCTTCGGCAGGTGTTCCAGAATTTACTCGACAATGCGATCACGTACAGCGGGGACGAGCCGCCGCTGATCCATGTCGAAGCAGATCGATGCGGCGACGAGTGGATGATCTCGGTCGAAGACAACGGTATCGGTATCAAGCCCGACGAGCAGGACCGGGTATTCACGGTCTTCGATCGGCTGCATAGTCGCGAGGAGTACGACGGGACAGGCATCGGTCTCGCGCTCTGTCAGCGGATTATCGAACGCCACGGCGGCGAGATCTGGGTCGAGTCCGAACCCGGCGAAGGAGCGACATTCTCATTCACGCTTCCAGCCGGAAGTGAACACGATCTATGAACGGCCTGTATTGGCCGCTCACCTTCAACAGCCGTCCCGATCCCGGCCGCGTCAATTGCCTCATGCAGAGTCGTGCCGTCCGTTCTTCAAGTGGTTCTCGCCATAAGGTGGAGCTATGACAGGAAGTCGGCTTCTCCCAGTATCCGCACACTCGAGAGAGGCATTTCCACCGCCTGCGGCAAGTAATCAGGAGCGGTAGTCTACAACCACTGTATAAACCATCCAGCCCACAGCACTAGCAGCCGACCGCTGGCGCGGCCGGAGCACGGGCAGCGTTACCGATGCACACTGCTGCCGGTGCGAATGCCGCGCCCCGTTACTCTCATTCCAGCGGTCCCGGCTGCGGACGGAACCCGACGGGTACGGTCCGCCACGCGACGCCCCATGATTTTCCTGCTTCAGATTACCGCGGTACAGCGCAGAAGCCCACAACCTTCAGTCGTGGAGTACTGACTCAACGAACAACACTGGTGATGACATCCAAGAACCGCTACCCCCGTCTAAACCGGAACGGTGTGAACCGACTTGCGGACCGATCGACTGGTTCGTCTACCGCAGCCAGCCGACTGCCCAGATCAGGACTCCCGCTGCGATCAAGAGCAGCCCTGCGGTCGAGGTAATCGGTTCCGGGAACAGGAAGAGAACGATCCCAGCGGCGACGAGCAGCGTTCCGAGCCCGTACTTCGCTTTCGCCTGGTCAAACCAACTCCCCGAACCGTCCGTTGTTGGTTCCGTTGACTCGCCTCTTTCTCGATCCGTCCGACGCCCTGAATCGTCCGTCGGAGACTCCGTTGAGCCGCCGCGCACCCGATCTAATAACCCGCCCGACTCGTCCTCAGTCTCCCCTCTTGATTGTCTCCGTCGCATAGATAATGCATACATATGAACCAAGAATAGCAGACCGCCTTCCAGCGCCGGCCATTGAACTCCTATCCGGGAGAGACGACTCCACCGAAGCGAAGACCCGATTCAGAGGCTAACAGATGACGCGAACGAGATGGATACCAGTCCATCCAACTATAGTCTGCTCGCGTACCTTCTCTTCCCCCTTAGCGCAGTCTTCATCGGCCCCGCACCGACGCGAACGGATGCCCCGTGTGTCGTATCCGGTGGATTAGGTACGGTTCGAGACGAACCCTTGTTGTCTCGCGAGTACGATGGGAATGAAGTCGACGGCGCCGCAAAAGTCGAATCGAAGAACCGCGCCGCTATCCTACGGAGTTGTCTGAGACAGCGCTTGCTGCTCGAGCGATGGGCCCATCTGCACCGCCCGGTTCTTCCCGGGAGATCCTGTCGCTGTGAGCGCAGCTGCCAGCTGTAGCCACAGACCTACTCTGGGATGATCGAGTAACCGTCCCGGGTCTAGCGGCCAAAACAGTACACTCCCTATCGGATCGTCGGGGTTGCCGTACCGATCTGCTGGAAGAAGTATGTCGAGGAGTGCGTCAGCTGCGTCACGTAGCGTCTGGCTCTCCTCGAGGCTGGTCGGAACAACGGGCTCGCGACGTTCGGTGGCCGTTCGGAACGACAACGCTAGTCGATACCCGCTCTCGTCGACACGAACGAGATCGAGTGCCTCGAGCCGGTTGCGATAGTTCCGGATGGTCCGTGCTGAGACGCCCACTCGGTCGGCGAGGTCCCGCTGTGACAGGCGGTTTTCGGCTGTGAGAAGCATCTGAACGAGTCGGCCAACTGTCGGTGGGAGATCGGAGAGCAACTGTTCGGACTCGAGCGTTCCCAACGCGTAGCGGAGTTCGTCCGGTCGGAGTTCTCGGCTCTCGTCTTCGCTAGCGAGTTCCTGGAGTGCTCAAGCAGCAGCGTACGGCGAGCTGACTACCGCCTGGAGGAGCGAGATGCTGTCTCGAGTCGGTCGCAGGTTTTTCGACTCTAGGATCCGCATTGTAGTCGCTGCGTAGCCTGTTCGATCGACCATAGAGAGGGGGGCGTGGACAGCAAATTCGGGAGCGTCATCAGCGACCGCTGCTGGCCTCTCGAGCGCTTCCTCCAGAGATGGGTGAAGAGGATGGACATCCTCCCTACGAACGACAACAGAGCCGATGAGCGTCCCCAGCGGGTTATCTGCATCAACAGTCGGTGTGAGTGCGGTGCGACGCTTTTCCTCACGAGACTCGAACAGTTGTCGGTACGAGGCGAACACACCGTATTTCCCCTGAATCGCGGCCGAAATACTGAGAGATGTTGCTTCGCTCTCGAGTTGGTTCACGGCGTGAGCGACGTCGAATGGACTTCCGGTGAGCGCGTGGAGAACTGAGACAGCCTCGCGAGTCGGTCGGAGATTGTTGTCTTCGAGTAGTCGGGTCACCGTCGTCGCGATCTCCGGGCGGCCAGCGTCGGTGACAGTAATCGGGACGGTGATCTCCGGCGCATCTTCGAGGACGTCACCTGGCGACGAGAGCCGCATCTCGAGCGGGTCCCGGATCCGGTGGACGTCTGGGCCCCGGAACACGAACGATCTGATCAACTCGCCATGTGGATCCGCAGCGTCGACCGTCGGTGAGAGTGACGGCTCGCCGGCGTCAGTTTCGAGGATGTGATGGTAGGGAGCGAATACACCGTATTTCGATTGGATGAGTGCCGATCGAGTGATTGACTCGGCAAGCCCCTCAAGGTCGGCGCTCTCGCAGCTACTGGGGACGCGAACGTCACAAACGACATCGATTCCGGTAGCATCGAGCAAATGTATGATCGAGCCCGCGAGACCGTGACTCGAGCGCATGATCTCGGCGCCGAGTGGGGACGTGTCGTCGCCGGTGGCTCGAGAGAGCTTAGTCGTCAACTCCTCGAGCATTTCGCCCCACTCGGCGAACGTTGTACGGAGGGTCTCGGGGTCGTTGAGAGCGGCCTCGGAGAGTCCATCGATGTTTCGAGCGCCCCGAAGGATCGCAGGCGGCTCATCGAGTGCGTTGACTACCTGCAAGTATCATTTCGTGTGGTGTCCGAAGTACCGCCACCCTGTCCTCAGCGCGGTGGAAGATGATGTGCGAGAGTTGTTTGGTGAGACTGCCGACCACTTCGGGCACGAGATTCTGGCGTTAGAAATCGCGGACGATCACGTACACCTGTTTGTCCAATCCGATCCGAAGCACAGTCCTGCCGACATTGCTCGGCAGTCAAGTCGTACTCAGGAAAGCACTTGCTGGAGCGTTACCCAGAGATCCGGGAGTCGTATCTCTGGGGTGGTGGGTTCTGGAAGGTTGGGTACTACGTGGGGACGATGGGCGCGGTGTCGGAGGAGGTGGTTGAACGGTATATCGAGAAGACAGAACATTAGGCCGAGTGTCGGGCTTTACCCCCGATCCCGGTAGGTCGGGGAACTCGCCCTCGAAACCAGTTTAGATCACGCCGTCGCTTTGGAGTTTTTCGATCTCGTCCTCCGAGAGACCTAGGCGATCGCGGTAAATCTCACGGTTGTCCTCACCCTTTCGTGGAGCGGGCTCGATATCGGGCATTTCCGATCCCGAGAGGCGAATCGGAGTCCCGGGAACGCGGATCGGCCCTTCGGTAGGGTGGTCGACCTCGACGACCATTTCTCGCTCCTCGAGGTGGGGATCGTGAATCACCTCCTCGACGCTCTGGACCGACCCGCAGGGGACCCCAGCCGCCGAAAGGGTCGATACGATCTCCTCGCGAGTGCGCTCTCGAGTCCACTCCTCGATGGCCGCATCGATCGTTTCCATGTGTTCGACGCGATCGACGTTGGTCGCAAACCGGTCGTCATCTCGCAGGTCCTCGCGACTGATTGCTTTGCACAGGGTTTGCCAGTGGTCGTCGGACGTACAGAGGATCGCCACGTAGCCGTCGTCGGCCTCGTAGGCGTTGTAGGGTGCTTTTGCGAGGCTGCTGTGACGGTTGCCCGTTCGAGAAGGCACGTCAGCGTCGGCGTAGTAGTTCGCCAGCTGGGACATTAGGGAGGGGTACACCGCGTCCTGCATGCTTGCCTCGACGAACTGGCCCTCGCCGGTTTGTTCGCGCTGATAGAGCGCCGCCATAACGCCGGCCGCGAGGTGAATCCCACCGAGGAAGTCGCCGGGTGCGATACCAGTCTTGGTCGGCGGGTCTTCTGGATTGCCGGTCGTATCCATGACGCCGCTTTCGGCCTGAACGATGAGGTCCATCGCCAGCCGGTCGCTCTTGGGGCCGTCCTCGCCAAAGCCGCTTCCGTGAGCGTAGATCAGTTCGGAATTGATCTCCGAGAGGGTCTCGTATCCGAGGCCGAACTCCTCCATCGTTCCCGGTGCGAAGTTCTCGACAAGGACGTCCGCGTCCCGAACGAGGTCTTTGAATAGTTCCTTCCCCCGCTCGTCTTTGAGGTTGAGTGTGATCCCGTCTTTCGTGGAGTTGAGCATCACGAGCTCGGGCGGTTCGCCCTCGTCGACGCGAGAGCGGAGGGGTTCTCCGAACGGCGGTTCGACCTTCGTTACGTCGGCTCCCAGATACGAGAGCATCAACGAACTGTACGCGCCGTTGTAGATCTGTCCAAGATCGATAACGTCGACGCCGTCTAATGCCTGTTGATTCATATATCAGTAATGTTGGAAATCAATTGTTGGGCCTGACTGGGTCGGTTAGCGGCCGTACTTCTCGTGATACGAACCGAATAGTTCGTCCTCGGTCGGTTCGTCGGGTTCGACGGTTTCGGCGACCGTCGTCGTGTTGAGGAAGTGGGTGTAATTGATGTTCTCGTCGGTTTGGTTACCGCCCCACGTGCCGGCTCCCATCGAGAGTGTGAAGTTCAACCCGTTATCGAAGCTTCCGCCGTTGCCGTAACACTGGGGCTGGTTGATCAACAGCCGGGCGACGTCGATCTCGTGGCCGATGCGTTCCCGGTGGTCGTCGTCGGTCGTATGTAATCCACAGGAGTGGCCGCTGCCCTCGAAGTCGAGGATCTCGCTTGTCGTCTCCAAGGCATCGTCGAAGTCGGCGACGTCGTAGAGGGTGAGCACGACCGAGAGCTTCTCGCCCGAGAGCGGGTACTCCGCACCGATTCCCTGCCCTTCGACCATGAAGAAGTCGGCCTCGTGAGCCTCGGGCGGGAGGTCGGCGGCCGCCGCGATCTCCGCCGGCGGTTGCGCGGTGACCGCCGAGGAGAGCGACCCGTGACCATCTGGGAACATCGTTTCCTCGAGGCGCTCGCGTTCGTCCTCATCGCAGAGATACCCACCCTGGGCTTCGAGGGCGGCGACGGCGTCGTCGTAGACCGACCCGACGATCACTGCGGCGTTATCGCTTGAGCAACTGGTCGCGTAGTCGAACGTCTTGCTCTTCGCGATGCGTTCGGCAGCCGCCTCGAGATCGGCCGTCGCGTCGACGACCGAGACGACGTTCCCTTCGCCCACGCAGTAGTTGGGCGTCCCCGAGCGCTCGCCGCGTCGGACGTTGTTCTCGGAGCCGGTCACTTGCAGCAGGTCACAGCGGTCCATCAGCGCGTACGTTTTCTCCTTTTCGACGGGCGCCGGCAGCATCTGGACGAGGTCCCGCGGCGCGCCGACCGACTCGAGTTCGTCGCGGACGTATTCGACGACCAGTTCGCACGTCGAGAGACCGGCCGGCGACGGCGAGACGACGATCGCGTTGCGACCTTTCACCGCCATCATCGCGAGGTTCGCGGGCGTCGTCCCCGGATTGGTGGAGGGGACGACCGCACCGACGACGCCGACGGGTTTCGCGATTTCGGTGAGTCCCGCCTCCTCGTCCCGATCGATCACGCCGACCGACGGCTCCCCGAGCAGATCGTCCAGCGTACCCGCGGTCTTTCGGCGCTTTTTCGTTATTTTGTCCTCGACGTTGCCGAAGCCGGTGTCTCTGACTGCTACCTCTGATATCTCTCGGGCCCGTTCGTCCTCGTAGATCGCCCAAGCGACCGCCTGGACGAGTTCGTCGACCCGCTCTTGATCGTAGTCCGCGATCTCGTCCATCGCCGCTCGAGCGCGGTCGAGACAGGCGTCGACGCCGTCCGCCGTCTCGGATGCCGATTCGACCTGTGAAGGGTTCGTTGTCATACCGGACGTGGTCGATTCCCGCGGATAGCTATGTTGCCGGCATACTACACGCCGGCAGCCCTGGCCGTTTCAGTCCTTGACGACGGTGACGATCAGCGAGAGTGCGATGAGGATCAATAGACCGATCGCGATGTAGCTGTTGAAGAGGAAGGCCGTAACGCTCTCGCCGGTCAACAGCCAGCCGGTGACGAAGCCGGACTCGGCGATGTCCCCCAGAATGACTCCCAACACGAGGCTGACGAGTGGATAGTCGTACTTGATGAACAGGATGCCGATCAGTCCGAAGATCAGCACGATATACAGATCGACGGTCGCGTTTCGCACCGCGAAGCCGCCGACGATCGCGAGTACTGCCACCGCGGGGATGATGTAGCGAATCGGAATATACGCGAGCTTTCCGAAGTAACGCGACCCGGAAATCCCGTACACCAGGATCAGGACGTTCCCGATGAACAGCGAGAGGATCATCGCGTAGACGATCTCGCCCGACGCGTCGAACAGCCCGGGGCCCGGATTCAGTCCGTGGAGCGCAATCGCACCCAACAGCGCCGCCGTCGAGCCGCTTCCCGGAATACCGAGGGTCAGCGTCGGGATCAGCGCACCGCCCTGCGTCGCGTTGTTGCTCGAGTCGGCCGCGATGACGCCTTCGATGACGCCGGTGCCGAACCGGTCGGACAATTCGTCGCTGGCCCACCGCCTGGCCTCGTTGTACGAGACGAAGTTCGCCACGTCCGCGCCCGCGCCGGGCAGCGAGCCGACGAAGGTACCGATGAAAGCCCCTCGAAGGAACCCGACCGGGCGAGAAGCGACGGCTCGGGCGGCCTCGTACACCTCCGACATACCGCCCTCGACGTTTTCGTCGGCGGTGACGGTAGCGCCGCGGTGGGCGAGCCGGAACACTTCCGCGAGGACGAACAGTCCGATGAGCACGACGACGAAGTCGACGCCCTGAAGCAGCGTCGTCTGGCCGAACGTGGCCCGCGGCTGGGAGAGTTGCGGATCGTTACCGATCGTTCCGATCAGCAGTCCGAACAGGCCGGCCAAAAGTGCCTTCGAGAGCGACGCTCCCTTCGCGGCGGGGATGATCGTCAGGGCGAACACCGCGAGCAAAAACATCTCCGGCGGCCCGAAATTGAGGGCGAACTCGGAAATCGGCGGGGCGAAGACGAGGAGGAAGGCGGCCGCGATCAGCCCCGCGAGCCCGGAGACGATCGCGGAGACTGCCAGCGCGTAGACGGCCCGCCCCTGTTTCGTGAGTTCGTACCCGTCCCAGCAGGTGACGACCGATCCCGGCGCGCCGGGCGTATTAATGAGGATCGCCGGAATCGAACCGCCGTACACCGCGCCGCCGTAGGCTGAGACCAGGAAGATCAACGCCGTCGTCGACTCGAACGGAATCGTAATCGGCG
This genomic interval from Haloterrigena sp. KLK7 contains the following:
- the sauS gene encoding acylating sulfoacetaldehyde dehydrogenase, which codes for MTTNPSQVESASETADGVDACLDRARAAMDEIADYDQERVDELVQAVAWAIYEDERAREISEVAVRDTGFGNVEDKITKKRRKTAGTLDDLLGEPSVGVIDRDEEAGLTEIAKPVGVVGAVVPSTNPGTTPANLAMMAVKGRNAIVVSPSPAGLSTCELVVEYVRDELESVGAPRDLVQMLPAPVEKEKTYALMDRCDLLQVTGSENNVRRGERSGTPNYCVGEGNVVSVVDATADLEAAAERIAKSKTFDYATSCSSDNAAVIVGSVYDDAVAALEAQGGYLCDEDERERLEETMFPDGHGSLSSAVTAQPPAEIAAAADLPPEAHEADFFMVEGQGIGAEYPLSGEKLSVVLTLYDVADFDDALETTSEILDFEGSGHSCGLHTTDDDHRERIGHEIDVARLLINQPQCYGNGGSFDNGLNFTLSMGAGTWGGNQTDENINYTHFLNTTTVAETVEPDEPTEDELFGSYHEKYGR
- a CDS encoding winged helix-turn-helix domain-containing protein — encoded protein: MLLTAENRLSQRDLADRVGVSARTIRNYRNRLEALDLVRVDESGYRLALSFRTATERREPVVPTSLEESQTLRDAADALLDILLPADRYGNPDDPIGSVLFWPLDPGRLLDHPRVGLWLQLAAALTATGSPGKNRAVQMGPSLEQQALSQTTP
- a CDS encoding PAS domain S-box protein — translated: MASDRVTDSKTLSAVTSTGSVHEPVTASEIADILGCSRRAAYNNLEDLHDRGAVHTKKVGARARVWWRPADSSNEHPTSISVEEKYRTLFDSINQGFCIIEMLFDDAGNPIDYRFLETNPAFEEQTGLRDAEGERMHDLEPDHEQYWFDRYGEVVQTGESVEFEAEAEALDRWYDVYAFPFGDHESQQVAVLFDDITERKQAEAKLQKSKERFRTLVTASSDVVYRMSPDWSEMHELEGKEFLADTDEPISDWLDKYIHPDEQPRVTEAINEAIQTKSTFELEHRVEQDDGSTGWTFSRAVPILDEDGEIEEWIGMASDITERKQHERELERSEQRYRTIAEHVPNGLVTLFDHDLKYTLAAGRGFNQIPVEPDDLEGTKFHEVWPDEAAAELRPVFQAALAGEEHSIELEYAGHEWILHAVPITDEHGEVFAGMTMAQDITEQKERERYLRDAKSQLEAATEAGAVGTWEWDVRTDEMIVGPSFARTFGVDPDAAQQGVSLDRFIEAIHEDDRDRVVTEIDAAVETCGEYESEYRVWNADGELRWVVARGRVECDDDGEPLTFPGALTDITERKRAELERRRNEEQLQTLFETLPVGVVVADADGSLIRTNDTTKEIWGGDVLDTDSVAEYEQYSVRWADSGESVAAEEMTMSRVLDGEEVREPDIFEIEVDDGECRIVRIEGMPVRSTDGDVTRGVITITDITDRREYQRKLAESERRYRTLIENFPEGAVGLFDEDLEYTAVGGQLLDEIGVEPDERVGNSIMDIHPSDRVDEIKPSFHAALEGESNEFDLELYDRHLYAHTLPVRNGDDEIFAGMIVVQDVTERREYQRKLEESNERLEQFAYAASHDLQEPLRMVTSYLQLLEQRYGDTFDEDGEEFLAYAVDGAERMREMIDALLEYSRIETRGDPFEPVDLNEILEEVLTDLQVQIAESDAEVTVEELPHLEGDASQLRQVFQNLLDNAITYSGDEPPLIHVEADRCGDEWMISVEDNGIGIKPDEQDRVFTVFDRLHSREEYDGTGIGLALCQRIIERHGGEIWVESEPGEGATFSFTLPAGSEHDL
- a CDS encoding ArsR family transcriptional regulator codes for the protein MLDEVMAALADEHRRELLVALVEHNPQAAVQTPEGVRLDDEQLENLQVEMYHNHLPRLEAAGFIEWKQEQHRVVRGPKFDQIEPVLELFAENADELPVEWP
- a CDS encoding amphi-Trp domain-containing protein — encoded protein: MPEEVLFKSESDQNREDIASYLRSVADKLEQGDAVTLKSGSESVTMEPPSRPTFEVKAEREGPTDGPGELSIEFELEWDENGNEGDGGNGQLEIE
- a CDS encoding tripartite tricarboxylate transporter permease, whose product is MIEAFLFPATIADGLGVLANPYVLLAILLGTAIGVVFGAIPGFSATMTIILFTPITIPFESTTALIFLVSAYGGAVYGGSIPAILINTPGAPGSVVTCWDGYELTKQGRAVYALAVSAIVSGLAGLIAAAFLLVFAPPISEFALNFGPPEMFLLAVFALTIIPAAKGASLSKALLAGLFGLLIGTIGNDPQLSQPRATFGQTTLLQGVDFVVVLIGLFVLAEVFRLAHRGATVTADENVEGGMSEVYEAARAVASRPVGFLRGAFIGTFVGSLPGAGADVANFVSYNEARRWASDELSDRFGTGVIEGVIAADSSNNATQGGALIPTLTLGIPGSGSTAALLGAIALHGLNPGPGLFDASGEIVYAMILSLFIGNVLILVYGISGSRYFGKLAYIPIRYIIPAVAVLAIVGGFAVRNATVDLYIVLIFGLIGILFIKYDYPLVSLVLGVILGDIAESGFVTGWLLTGESVTAFLFNSYIAIGLLILIALSLIVTVVKD
- a CDS encoding HalOD1 output domain-containing protein, which translates into the protein MTDSDGPDTPYEYESEQPPSLAVVTALADLEDKKPTELDYTLYNYIQPQALDTLTQSRTVEITFPIEQYLIHIMESGTIRITS
- a CDS encoding CoA transferase, with product MNQQALDGVDVIDLGQIYNGAYSSLMLSYLGADVTKVEPPFGEPLRSRVDEGEPPELVMLNSTKDGITLNLKDERGKELFKDLVRDADVLVENFAPGTMEEFGLGYETLSEINSELIYAHGSGFGEDGPKSDRLAMDLIVQAESGVMDTTGNPEDPPTKTGIAPGDFLGGIHLAAGVMAALYQREQTGEGQFVEASMQDAVYPSLMSQLANYYADADVPSRTGNRHSSLAKAPYNAYEADDGYVAILCTSDDHWQTLCKAISREDLRDDDRFATNVDRVEHMETIDAAIEEWTRERTREEIVSTLSAAGVPCGSVQSVEEVIHDPHLEEREMVVEVDHPTEGPIRVPGTPIRLSGSEMPDIEPAPRKGEDNREIYRDRLGLSEDEIEKLQSDGVI